Part of the Shewanella eurypsychrophilus genome is shown below.
GCTAACGCGTTTGTTTCAAAAGAACAGATTAAAAAAGCCATCATATGATGGCTTTTTTGCTTTTAAGCGCCAACATCTTGTTCCCTATCAAAATTGAAGCTGTTTTTCTCCTACCAAATAGACTGGATTTCTATAATGTGAATAGTGTCACATAGATAAATCAGCATAGTTCTGTATTGTTGTTACCATTAGAAAAAACATATCCAGAGGCCTATATGGGAAAGCTATACAGTCAATATGGTTCAAAAAGCCTTAAAGCCGTTGAACACTTCGTCCTAATCATCATCGCTATCGCCACAATCATCGCCATTGGCCAAGAAATTGTGCATATCATCACCAATGCTCGGGTTGATTTAGCCGATCTATTATTACTGTTTATTTATTTAGAAGTGCTAGCCATGGTGGCCAACTATGCTGAATCGGGGAAATTGCCCGTTCGGATGCCCATCTATATTGCAATAGTAGCCTTAGCCCGTTACTTAATTCTAGATATGAAAGCCATGGATGACTGGCGAATTATCACCATCGCAGTATCGATGCTTTTTCTTGCTGTAACCGTGATCATTATCCGTTGGGGACAGCTAAAGCTTCCTTACCCTCGCATTAAAGATTAGTGAATTCAGCACTATTGCTTATGCTCACCTACCCTTAGGTGAGCATCTCACAACCTTCGACCTTGCCTCTTTACGCTAACTTTGTTTTTAGTACGAAAATTATGCTAGTTTTAAAAGACTTATTTTTTATTCATTGAGTAAGGGACTTTTGATGGCAGATATAACCGAAGATTTAGATGACCGACGTACTTCCCTTCGGGTTGACATGGAAGCTGAACGTATCGGTCTGGCGTGGCATGATGTAAATGGTCAACAGCAATTAGCCGATGGGATCTGTATCGACCTCTCCAGACGTGGAGTATTAATTGAATATAAATCCGGATTTAAAGTGGGAGAACTCCTCGAAGTCACTTTTAACCCTGATAATGATAAAAAGCACACTGTCAAAGGTCAGGTTTGTCGAACCATTAGCTGTAGTCCACAGGGTTTCCATATTGCAATCCAACTTCTCTAGCAACTTAATGGATTTTTAAAGGAGGTTTTCAGCAGTATTCTAGAGTCTGTTCTATACTTAACGCACTTAATATTCAAAGGTAATTGGTGCGATAACACATGGAGATACTTTTATGATCTTGCTTGTGGGCGGAGAAAAAGGTGGAGCAGGGAAAAGCTGTATGGCCCAAAATCTGGCGGTTCATATCACACAAAAATATCAAGCCAATGTCTTAATGGTTGACTGTGATCCTCAGCGAACCACATCAGACTGGATCCAAGCACGAAATGAAGATCCTGAACTGCCAACCATTAATTGTATTCAACTGTACGGCAAAATCCGCAACGATTTATTAAGCCAAGATAAGCATTTCGACTACGTGATAGTAGATTGTGGTGGTCAAGATAACTTAGCAATGCGAGCCGCTATGTCTGTTGCCACCTATGTTGTTCTTCCATTGCGGCCCAAACGTCGCGATCTTAAAACCTTACCCCATATGGAAGATATGCTCAGCACCTGTAAGATGGTCAACCCCAAAATGGTCGCAACGATTGTGATGACCCAATGCCCATCCCTTCCTAGCCAATATAAACGCATCTTAGAGGCGAAGGAGGTGGTTGAATCCTTCGGTTTACGCGTGCTGAATGCCGTTACCTTTAGCAGGAATATTTATGACGACAGTGAAGAGCAAGGCTCGTCAGTTATCGAAATCGAGCCAGGAGGTAAAGCCGCATTAGAGATCCACGCTATCGCTGATGAACTTTTTGCTATAGAGCCAGAAAATTGCTATGAGCTTAACTGATCTCAAACGTAGGAAAAAGAAAAGTCCTCAGACTCAGGTTTCCATCGAGGATTTTATCGAAGATGCAAATAATTATGCTTTTGGTCAGCCTAGTGTGGTGAGTCAAAGTCGAAAGAAATTAAGCAAAGGAAAACAAAGGGGATTAGATAAACATTCGACAAAAATTTATAAACACGCCACCTTCTCGCTGACAGAAGATGCCATTGCTATACTAGACCAGATTTCAACTGAGGCGAAAATAGCAAAATCTCGGCTTATTCGGATCCTGATCTATGATTTTGCAGCAAAAAGAAAAAACGAACAAAGCGCTATTATCGACTTGAGTAATGATTAAGTCTTATAACTAAAGCTTATGACTCCATCTTCAGTATCAGATAGTTAGCGCTTATTATGTTCAACATAACAGCTTGCTGTATGATTTAGACTTTTATGCCTTAGTGTGAGCAAATTCGATTAGCGGCGGTCTCGATACCCTCTGCAGATTCGATAAACTTGCCCTTCTTCTCTAACAATTCAATTAAGGTACTGGCATTCATCTCACTCGCAGAGCATGTATGATAATGTGCTGACTCACCAAAATGCTCATGCATCAATATTTTTAGCTCTTCTCTCGTTACTGCTTTACCTAATGTAAGCATCAACTCCATCACTTGATGGCCATGAATAGATTCGGACATATTATTTAACCTATAAGACATATAAAATATAACCCTTTATAATCAATATTTGAACTTCAAACTTTGATCTACAACCCAAGCTAAAAAAATAGCAGCTTAATAGACAGCAAAATTTTGGTTTTTCACTGCAGCTCTGGCAAAATAATCTAATATTCCCATACAGGTAGAAAGATATGCCCCTAATCTTATTGCTCACACAGCAAATGTGCCTCTACCTGGTTATCGTGTACCTCGTCAGTAAAACGCCACTGTTTAAGTTTTTTTCAGAAGCCGCCACTAGGCTACCGCACAAGGTTTTTATCTATTTCATTTTTTCAGGATTCTGCATCATGGCTACCTACTTTGGTGAGCAAACCAATGATGCTATCGCTAACACCCGAGCTATGGGTGCTGTGCTAGGAGGGCTACTCGGCGGCCCGGTTACTGGTTTTTTTGTCGGGCTCACTGGTGGACTTCATAGATACAGTTTAGGGGGATTTACCGATCTGGCCTGCGCCATCTCAACAACTTTAGAAGGACTTTCGGCAGGTATCATTAGCTTATATCTGAGGAAACTGGGGAAAAGTGAACTTATTTATAGCCCGCTTCTGGTCTGTTTAGTCACATTTTCAGCCGAAATGATGCAAATGAGTATCATATTAATAGTGGCTCAACCTTTCGGCGATGCACTTGGCTTAGTCAAACAAATCGCTCTGCCGATGTTATTAGTCAACTCTATTGGAGCTGCGCTGTTTATGAGTATGGTTCGCGACCAAAAAACCATGTTTGATAAACTCTCTTCTGCATTTTCAACCAAGGCTTTGAAAATTGCTGAGCGAAGTGTGGGAGTGTTATCTAAAAGCTTCGATCAAAAGAGCAGCACGCAAGTGGCTCAAATTATCATAGAGGAAACCCATGTCGGCGCAGTAGCCATTACCGATAGAGAGAAACTCCTTGCCTTCATAGGCACGGGGGCGGACCACCACATCCCTGGAACGCCCATATCCTCAAAAATCACTCAAGAGGCGATTGAAAACAACTGTGTTATGTTCGCTGATGGTGTCGAAGTTGGATATTCCTGCTCTATCTCATCTCAATGTCGTCTTGGCTCTAGCTTGGTTATTCCACTGAGGTGTGAAAATGAAGTCATTGGTACCATTAAATTGTACGAGCCTAAAAATAAATTATTTCTCAATATCAACCGTACACTTGGCGAAGGCATTGCGCGATTGTTATCGAATCAGATTTTATTCGGTCGATTCGAACGACAACAAAGCTTACTGACTCAAGCGGAGCTAAAGCTGTTACAGGCACAAGTGAATCCACACTTTTTATTCAATGCACTCAATACTATAGCAGCGATTATTAAGCGAGATCCCCTTAAGGCAAGACAGTTAATCCAACAGCTTTCTCTATTTCTACGCATTAATCTCAAGCGCACAACGGGCCTTGTGACACTAGCCGATGAACTGGAACATATAGATTCTTATTTAACCATTGAAAAAACGCGATTCATAGATAAGCTAACGGTGGATATTCAAATCCCCCATGAACTTCTCAGCTATCGAGTTCCAGCATTTACATTACAACCTATCATAGAGAATGCGGTGAAACATGGAACATTTCATATGCTTGAACACGGAATGATCACTGTCACTAGCAAGATAAAAGATGATTTATTACTATTAGAAGTCACCGACAATGCAGGCCTTTACCTAGTTAAAGAGAATTCAGAAGGACTGGGAATGAATCTAGTTCACAAGCGTATCCAAAACCAGTTTGGCTCTCAATTTGGCATTGATGTGCAATGTCAAAAAGATGAATTAACAAAAGTAACCATTCGGCTACCCTATATGGAATCAATATTGTGATCAAAGCGCTCATCATCGATGATGAACATTTCGCCAGAGCAGAACTAGCAGACCTATTGAGTTCGTATGAAGGTATTCAAGTAATAGATCAGTGCTC
Proteins encoded:
- a CDS encoding phosphate-starvation-inducible protein PsiE; amino-acid sequence: MGKLYSQYGSKSLKAVEHFVLIIIAIATIIAIGQEIVHIITNARVDLADLLLLFIYLEVLAMVANYAESGKLPVRMPIYIAIVALARYLILDMKAMDDWRIITIAVSMLFLAVTVIIIRWGQLKLPYPRIKD
- a CDS encoding PilZ domain-containing protein; its protein translation is MADITEDLDDRRTSLRVDMEAERIGLAWHDVNGQQQLADGICIDLSRRGVLIEYKSGFKVGELLEVTFNPDNDKKHTVKGQVCRTISCSPQGFHIAIQLL
- a CDS encoding AAA family ATPase; its protein translation is MILLVGGEKGGAGKSCMAQNLAVHITQKYQANVLMVDCDPQRTTSDWIQARNEDPELPTINCIQLYGKIRNDLLSQDKHFDYVIVDCGGQDNLAMRAAMSVATYVVLPLRPKRRDLKTLPHMEDMLSTCKMVNPKMVATIVMTQCPSLPSQYKRILEAKEVVESFGLRVLNAVTFSRNIYDDSEEQGSSVIEIEPGGKAALEIHAIADELFAIEPENCYELN
- a CDS encoding replication protein RepA encodes the protein MSLTDLKRRKKKSPQTQVSIEDFIEDANNYAFGQPSVVSQSRKKLSKGKQRGLDKHSTKIYKHATFSLTEDAIAILDQISTEAKIAKSRLIRILIYDFAAKRKNEQSAIIDLSND
- a CDS encoding YecH family metal-binding protein, producing the protein MSESIHGHQVMELMLTLGKAVTREELKILMHEHFGESAHYHTCSASEMNASTLIELLEKKGKFIESAEGIETAANRICSH
- a CDS encoding sensor histidine kinase; translated protein: MPLILLLTQQMCLYLVIVYLVSKTPLFKFFSEAATRLPHKVFIYFIFSGFCIMATYFGEQTNDAIANTRAMGAVLGGLLGGPVTGFFVGLTGGLHRYSLGGFTDLACAISTTLEGLSAGIISLYLRKLGKSELIYSPLLVCLVTFSAEMMQMSIILIVAQPFGDALGLVKQIALPMLLVNSIGAALFMSMVRDQKTMFDKLSSAFSTKALKIAERSVGVLSKSFDQKSSTQVAQIIIEETHVGAVAITDREKLLAFIGTGADHHIPGTPISSKITQEAIENNCVMFADGVEVGYSCSISSQCRLGSSLVIPLRCENEVIGTIKLYEPKNKLFLNINRTLGEGIARLLSNQILFGRFERQQSLLTQAELKLLQAQVNPHFLFNALNTIAAIIKRDPLKARQLIQQLSLFLRINLKRTTGLVTLADELEHIDSYLTIEKTRFIDKLTVDIQIPHELLSYRVPAFTLQPIIENAVKHGTFHMLEHGMITVTSKIKDDLLLLEVTDNAGLYLVKENSEGLGMNLVHKRIQNQFGSQFGIDVQCQKDELTKVTIRLPYMESIL